CCGTCGGCGGGTTCGCGGATGACCTCGCTGGCCGAGCGGTGTTCGTTCTCGAAGGCGAACCCGCCGGTGACGACCTTCGCCTCGGCGCCGACGACTCGGACGGGTACGCCCGCGTCGCTCGCGGTCGCCGCCAGCGGGTAGGTGCCGATGCGGTTGTACAGCGTGTCCTCGACGATGCAGTCCATCCCGACGACGACCTGGTCGATCTCCGGGAGGAAGTGGCCGGCCGCACCGTCGACGACGAGGTGCGCCTCGACGCCGTCCAGCTCGGCCAGGGTGCGGACCATCTTGCGCCCCAGATAGCGCGGGCGCGCCTCGGTGCAGTACACTTCCAGCTGGGCGCCCGCGTCGACGGTCCGTTCGATGGCTTCGAGGACGGTCGATGAGTAGTCGTGCGTGAGCAGCGTCGTCCCGTCTTCGAGGTACTCGACGGCCCGCTCGGCGGCCCGTTCCTTGGCCGACTCCACGCGGTCGACGACCGACTCGACGGCGTCGCGAGTCGTCTCCTTCGCCGATTCGACGGCGTCGGCGTCGGCGTCCTCGACGGTCGAGATGATCTCCCGCTGGGTGGTCTGTAGGGAGGCGTGAGAGGGGTTGGCCCGCCGGAGGGCGTGACTGTTGCGTTCGAGCGTCCGGACGTACTCCTCGACGGTCGGGTACTCCCGCTCGGTGAGCGCGAGCAGCGCCTCGGCCGCCTTCACCGCGACGACGGACGAACTGTGCGTCTGCATGTCCGCGATCTCCTCGACCGTCTCGTCTATCATGCTAGAGCCGTCGCCGCTCGCGCTCAAAGGCTTTCCCCCTGCCGATCGCGGCCGATGCGGTCGCCCTCCCCGGACACCGTTCGGCGACCGCCTCTCGGGCCGCGAACGCCCGCCCCAGTTCTATCGATTCTGATACTCCCGCCGAAGCTGGTTTAGTCCCGGCTCGCGCTACCACGGGTACATGACCGGTGGCGACGGGCGACACGAGCGATTCGAACGCGGCGGCCGCGGGGAGAGCGACCGCGGCGTCTCGGAGTTCGCCGGTGTCGCGATCCTGATCGCCATCACGCTGCTCGTGACCGGCTCGGTCGGGCTGTTCGTCCTCGTC
The window above is part of the Halosimplex rubrum genome. Proteins encoded here:
- a CDS encoding translation initiation factor eIF-2B; the encoded protein is MIDETVEEIADMQTHSSSVVAVKAAEALLALTEREYPTVEEYVRTLERNSHALRRANPSHASLQTTQREIISTVEDADADAVESAKETTRDAVESVVDRVESAKERAAERAVEYLEDGTTLLTHDYSSTVLEAIERTVDAGAQLEVYCTEARPRYLGRKMVRTLAELDGVEAHLVVDGAAGHFLPEIDQVVVGMDCIVEDTLYNRIGTYPLAATASDAGVPVRVVGAEAKVVTGGFAFENEHRSASEVIREPADGFAVENPAYDATPTRLLDAAITDERVHEF